One genomic window of Caenorhabditis elegans chromosome I includes the following:
- the Y106G6H.1 gene encoding Saposin B-type domain-containing protein (Confirmed by transcript evidence): protein MNFELILVSLATCILSVNADFHEECRQSLRDGRLRIETVAETLASREIDRLVSLMSNSKDQIKGYNAEKLNYSPKLQDLIKIRDDQPPCPQPNATMFTTPTTPAAPTTTADPTTVADDTTTAGATDSSTSGASDAPSSTPPPPPKISDKKKRFSPSKVYVTKTKDMDPFSWYMKTLHYYMKRESEVCNNQITDLNSITEDQLFGYFSTLATAHPGPFCSLCHRFAEEIHSKVLKPNSLLITDDEYHISHLLYNHFPKPKAICTAIAPGCDDDYAARVLNLTESVVCLECTACMSITNVLQHKIFLQPAMLDQTYYWLRGNLFHNLCAELCLAFQGLDIPLFPHGFTYDGCQNVMKKKFYQLIDVATVITRPERFCSLELQWCELNEQPNALHCLRELCQEYFKDTPQTRWLCSQIPDRPEQADAFLNIRQTKVKKEKKDYHMEFEKRNLHDEL, encoded by the exons atgaatttCGAACTTATTCTAGTTTCTCTAGCAACATGTATTTTATCTGTAAATGCAGATTTT CACGAGGAATGCCGTCAATCCCTCCGCGATGGACGTCTTCGTATCGAAACAGTTGCAGAAACTCTGGCATCTCGTGAAATCGATCGACTTGTCTCACTAATGTCTAACTCGAAAGATCAAATTAAGGGTTAtaatgcagaaaaattgaattactCTCCAAAACTTCAAGATCTCATCAAAATCCGAGATGATCAGCCACCATGTCCACAACCAAATGCAACAATGTTCACAACACCTACTACGCCGGCTGCACCCACAACGACTGCTGATCCAACTACAGTTGCAGATGACACAACTACAGCTGGAGCAACCGATTCGAGCACATCTGGAGCATCGGATGCACCATCATCAacaccaccacctccaccgaAAATTTCTGACAAGAAGAAAAGATTCAGTCCAAGTAAAGTATATGTGACAAAGACAAAGGATATGGATCCTTTCTCCTGGTATATGAAGACTCTTCAT TACTACATGAAACGTGAATCAGAAGTTTGTAATAATCAAATCACCGATCTTAACTCCATCACCGAAGATCAACTTTTCGGATACTTCTCCACACTTGCTACTGCTCATCCAGGACCATTCTGTTCACTTTGTCATAGATTTGCCGaagaaattcattcaaaagtATTGAAACCAAATAGCCTTCTGATTACTGATGATGAATACCATATTTCACATCTTCTCTACAATCATTTTCCAAAGCCAAAAGCAATTTGTACAGCTATTGCGCCGGGATGTGATGACGATTATGCAGCGAGGG ttctAAACCTGACCGAATCAGTAGTCTGCCTGGAATGTACCGCCTGTATGTCCATCACAAATGTGCTTCAACATAAGATCTTCCTTCAACCAGCCATGCTTGATCAGACTTACTATTGGCTCCGCGGAAACCTTTTCCACAATTTGTGTGCTGAACTTTGTCTCGCATTCCAGGGATTAGATATTCCACTTTTCCCGCATGGATTTACTTATGACGGATGCCAGAATGTGATGAAAAAGAAGTTTTATCAGCTTATCGACGTTGCAACAGTTATCACTAGACCCGAAAGATTTTGCAGTTTGGAGCTTCAATGGTGTGAGCTCAATGAGCAGCCAAATGCACTTCATTGTCTACGAGAACTTTGTCAAGAGT ATTTCAAAGATACTCCACAAACTCGTTGGCTTTGTAGTCAAATTCCAGATAGACCGGAGCAAGCAgatgcatttttaaatattcgacaaacgaaagtgaaaaaagaaaagaaagactATCATATGGAATTCGAGAAAAGAAACCTTCACGATGAACTTTAG
- the pab-1 gene encoding Polyadenylate-binding protein (Confirmed by transcript evidence), whose product MEMNVAAPAAAVAGAAAPQPGQNQTGSSYTMASLYVGDLHPDVNESILFEKFSAAGPVLSIRVCRDNATRLSLGYAYVNFQQPADAERAMDTMNFEALHGKPMRIMWSQRDPAMRRSGAGNIFIKNLDKVIDNKSIYDTFSLFGNILSCKVAIDEDGFSKGYGFVHFETEEAAQNAIQKVNGMLLAGKKVFVGKFQPRAQRNRELGETAKQFTNVYVKNFGDHYNKETLEKLFAKFGNITSCEVMTVEGKSKGFGFVAFANPEEAETAVQALHDSTIEGTDLKLHVCRAQKKSERHAELKKKHEQHKAERMQKYQGVNLYVKNLDETVDDDGLKKQFESYGNITSAKVMTDENGRSKGFGFVCFEKPEEATSAVTEMNSKMVCSKPLYVAIAQRKEDRRAQLASQYMQRLASMRMHGNVPGAAMYNPTQPGPGYYVANPMQQQRNFAGGQQMVRPGGRWGMQNQYPVQNQYMMAQGPGVYQNRMGRPQNQQGGPRGPPQQYNQVAQGGVRMQGPPRTQNPGVQQQNVPRPPQQQQQQRPAPTGPKAPPQPYQAYQQRPQGIVIGGQEPLTSAMLAAAAPQEQKQLLGERIYALIEKLYPGHKDAGKITGMMLEIDNSELIMMLQDSELFRSKVDEAASVLVSAQKQ is encoded by the exons ATGGAAATGAACGTCGCTGCTCCCGCTGCCGCCGTTGCTGGCGCTGCTGCTCCTCAACCAGGCCAAAATCAGACCGGCTCGTCGTACACCATGGCTTCGCTCTACGTCGGAGACCTCCACCCGGACGTCAACGAGTCGATCCTGTTCGAGAAGTTCAGCGCTGCCGGCCCTGTTCTTTCTATTCGTGTCTGCAGAGACAATGCCACTCGTCTCTCATTGGGCTATGCCTACGTCAACTTCCAACAACCAGCTGATG ctgaacgTGCCATGGACACCATGAACTTCGAGGCTCTTCACGGCAAACCAATGAGAATCATGTGGTCTCAAAGAGATCCAGCTATGCGTCGTTCGGGAGCTGGCAATATCTTCATCAAGAACCTCGATAAGGTCATCGACAACAAGTCAATCTACGATACCTTCTCCCTGTTCGGAAACATTCTCTCCTGCAAG GTTGCTATCGACGAGGACGGATTCAGCAAAGGCTACGGTTTCGTTCACTTCGAGACCGAGGAAGCTGCCCAAAATGCTATCCAAAAAGTCAATGGCATGCTTCTGGCCGGGAAGAAGGTTTTCGTTGGCAAATTCCAGCCACGTGCTCAACGCAATCGCGAGCTTGGAGAGACTGCCAAACAGTTCACCAATGTCTACGTGAAGAACTTTGGAGATCACTACAACAAGGAAACCCTTGAGAAGCTCTTCGCCAAGTTCGGAAACATTACCAGCTGCGAAGTCATGACTGTCGAGGGAAAGTCCAAGGGATTCGGATTTGTTGCTTTTGCTAATCCAGAAGAGGCCGAGACTGCTGTGCAAGCTCTTCACGATTCAACCATCGAGGGAACTGACTTGAAACTTCATGTCTGCCGTGCCCAAAAGAAGTCTGAGAGACACGctgaattgaaaaagaagCACGAGCAACACAAGGCTGAGCGTATGCAGAAGTATCAAGGAGTCAATCTCTACGTCAAAAACCTCGACGAGACTGTCGATGATGATGGCTTGAAGAAGCAATTCGAGTCTTACGGAAACATCACGAGTGCTAAG GTCATGACTGACGAAAATGGGAGATCAAAGGGATTCGGTTTTGTCTGCTTCGAAAAGCCGGAGGAAGCTACAAGTGCAGTGACTGAGATGAACTCAAAAATGGTGTGCTCAAAGCCATTGTATGTGGCTATTGCTCAACGTAAAGAAGATCGTCGTGCACAGCTTGCTTCTCAATACATGCAACGTCTTGCAAGCATGAGAATGCACGGCAACGTTCCAGGAGCAGCCATGTACAACCCAACACAGCCAGGACCAGGATACTATGTTGCTAATCCGATGCAACag cAGCGCAACTTCGCCGGTGGACAACAGATGGTTCGCCCAGGAGGTCGCTGGGGAATGCAAAATCAGTACCCAGTCCAAAATCAGTACATGATGGCTCAAGGCCCAGGTGTCTACCAAAACCGCATGGGACGTCCACAGAACCAACAAGGAGGACCACGCGGTCCACCACAGCAGTACAATCAAGTCGCTCAAGGAGGCGTCCGCATGCAGGGACCACCACGCACCCAAAATCCTGGAGTCCAACAGCAAAACGTTCCACGTCCACCACAGCAACAACAGCAGCAAAGACCAGCTCCAACCGGACCAAAGGCTCCACCACAGCCATATCAGGCATACCAGCAAAGACCACAAGGAATCGTTATTGGAGGACAAGAGCCACTCACATCTGCAATGTTGGCCGCTGCTGCTCCTCAG GAGCAAAAGCAACTTCTTGGTGAGCGTATCTACGCTCTCATTGAGAAACTCTACCCGGGACACAAGGACGCAGGAAAAATCACAGGAATGATGCTCGAAATCGACAATTCCGAGTTGATCATGATGCTTCAAGATAGTGAATTGTTCCGCTCGAAGGTCGACGAAGCTGCATCGGTTCTCGTTTCCGCTCAGAAGCAATAA
- the rpl-30 gene encoding Large ribosomal subunit protein eL30 (Confirmed by transcript evidence) produces the protein MAPAAKPQVKKNAENINSRLSMVMKTGQYVLGYKQTLKSLLNGKAKLVIIANNTPPLRKSEIEYYAMLAKTGVHHYNGNNIELGTACGRLFRVCTLAVTDAGDSDIILSVPSESA, from the exons ATGGCTCCAGCTGCTAAGCCACAG GTCAAGAAAAATGCTGAGAACATCAACTCCCGACTCTCCATGGTCATGAAGACTGGACAATACGTCCTCGGATACAAGCAGACTCTCAAATCCCTTCTCAACGGAAAGGCTAAGCTTGTCATCATTGCCAACAACACTCCACCACTCAg aaagtccgAGATTGAGTACTACGCCATGCTCGCCAAAACTGGAGTTCACCACTACAACGGAAACAACATTGAGCTCGGAACCGCCTGTGGACGTCTCTTCCGTGTGTGCACCCTTGCAGTCACTGATGCCGGAGACTCCGACATCATCCTCAGCGTTCCATCTGAGAGCGCATAA
- the rpl-30 gene encoding Large ribosomal subunit protein eL30 (Confirmed by transcript evidence): MVMKTGQYVLGYKQTLKSLLNGKAKLVIIANNTPPLRKSEIEYYAMLAKTGVHHYNGNNIELGTACGRLFRVCTLAVTDAGDSDIILSVPSESA; the protein is encoded by the exons ATGGTCATGAAGACTGGACAATACGTCCTCGGATACAAGCAGACTCTCAAATCCCTTCTCAACGGAAAGGCTAAGCTTGTCATCATTGCCAACAACACTCCACCACTCAg aaagtccgAGATTGAGTACTACGCCATGCTCGCCAAAACTGGAGTTCACCACTACAACGGAAACAACATTGAGCTCGGAACCGCCTGTGGACGTCTCTTCCGTGTGTGCACCCTTGCAGTCACTGATGCCGGAGACTCCGACATCATCCTCAGCGTTCCATCTGAGAGCGCATAA
- the madf-10 gene encoding MADF domain-containing protein (Partially confirmed by transcript evidence) — translation MDQWSHQNHQGHQSQSTSTGPTPHSHMTHVVPQQKEEVQYMMRQVTDSVRFAMCEAIAHRPGLWDSTREKVSSAARKNLFAEVVEVINQQFVLSPPLTIEEIEKHWKNLKDTYVKTRRKLTFDHDGCPIRPKWKFFDSLMFLDSVNQNDFVMKKRPMQFQGQPYDLYQGPSSKKEKLEEMPSDEYMEFCRSLYLPLKEIGYKDRIHWLKIQKSIRDIVYEAQLESVTKAAPDLQ, via the exons ATGGACCAATGGAGTCACCAAAATCATCAGGGCCATCAAAGTCAGTCTACTTCTACCGGTCCTACACCACATTCTCACATGACACATGTTGTTCCTCAG caaaaagaAGAGGTTCAGTACATGATGCGTCAAGTAACAGATAGTGTTAGATTTGCAATGTGTGAAGCAATTGCACACAGACCGGGTCTTTGGGATTCAACACGAGAAAAAGTGAGCTCGGCAGCACGGAAAAATCTCTTTGCTGAAGTTGTTGAGGTGATTAATCAACAGTTCGTGTTGAGCCCTCCGCTCACAA tcgaagaaatcgaaaagcattggaaaaatctgaaagacaCATACGTGAAAACTCGACGGAAGTTAACATTTGATCATGATGGATGCCCTATACGACCGAAatggaagttttttgattcGCTCATGTTCCTGGACAGTGTGAATCAAAACGattttgtgatgaaaaaaCGTCCGATGCAATTCCAGGGACAGCCGTACGATTTATACCAAGGTCCCTCTTCTAAGAAAGAGAAACTAGAAGAAATGCCATCTGACGAGTACATGGAATTCTGTCGATCGTTGTACCTCCCATTGAAAGAAATAGGATACAAGGATCGCATACACTGGCTGAAGATCCAAAAGTCCATCCGTGACATCGTTTACGAAGCGCAACTGGAAAGTGTTACTAAAGCCGCACCTGATTTGCAATAA